One segment of Stappia sp. 28M-7 DNA contains the following:
- the puuE gene encoding allantoinase PuuE encodes MSDTYPRDLVGYGRETPNPQWPNDANVAVQFVINYEEGGENCILHGDSHSEAFLSEIVGAAPWLRQRHMSMESIYEYGSRAGFWRLWRLFTERSMPVTVYGVATALQRNPDAVAAMNEAGWEIASHGLKWIDYKDFSREDERRHMIEAIRIHEEVTGSRPLGWYTGRTSEFTRDLVMEEGGFLYDSDSYADDLPYWVEGPSGPHLVIPYTLDANDMRFATPQGFNSGDQFFTYLKDTFDTLYAEGEAGAPKMMNIGLHCRLVGRPGRAAALARFLDYVASHEKVWVTRRIDIAWHWHAHHAAG; translated from the coding sequence ATGAGCGACACCTATCCGCGCGATCTCGTCGGCTACGGACGCGAGACGCCCAATCCGCAGTGGCCGAACGACGCCAATGTCGCCGTCCAGTTCGTCATCAACTACGAGGAAGGCGGCGAGAACTGCATCCTCCATGGCGACAGCCATTCCGAGGCCTTTCTCTCGGAGATCGTCGGTGCCGCGCCCTGGCTTCGCCAGCGCCACATGAGCATGGAATCGATCTACGAATACGGCTCGCGCGCCGGCTTCTGGCGCCTGTGGCGCCTGTTCACCGAGCGCTCCATGCCGGTCACCGTCTACGGCGTCGCCACCGCCCTGCAGCGCAACCCGGATGCGGTCGCGGCCATGAACGAGGCCGGCTGGGAGATCGCCTCGCACGGGCTGAAGTGGATCGACTACAAGGACTTCTCGCGCGAGGACGAGCGGCGCCACATGATCGAGGCGATCCGCATCCACGAGGAAGTCACCGGCTCGCGCCCGCTCGGCTGGTACACCGGCCGCACGTCGGAATTCACCCGCGACCTCGTGATGGAGGAAGGCGGTTTCCTCTATGATTCCGACAGCTATGCCGACGACCTGCCCTACTGGGTCGAGGGGCCGTCCGGCCCGCATCTCGTCATTCCCTATACGCTCGATGCCAACGACATGCGTTTTGCCACCCCGCAGGGCTTCAACTCGGGCGACCAGTTCTTCACCTACCTGAAGGACACGTTCGACACGCTCTATGCGGAAGGCGAGGCCGGCGCGCCGAAGATGATGAACATCGGCCTGCACTGCCGTCTGGTCGGCCGTCCGGGACGTGCTGCGGCGCTCGCCCGCTTCCTCGACTATGTCGCCTCGCACGAGAAGGTCTGGGTCACCCGGCGCATCGACATCGCCTGGCACTGGCATGCCCACCACGCCGCCGGCTGA
- a CDS encoding efflux RND transporter periplasmic adaptor subunit, with protein MKIRFSHVLAVGIVAGVAGWMWTGSFVAGGMADSENATPPPSQRAEEAAAKPFRVAVREITAQPRRSILVIRGRTEADAKVEVRAETSGRVAERRVKEGDRVAKDDVLCVLDKGAREAKVLDARAQLAQAELDFTAATQLNEKGFTAQTRVAALKAAMDAATARLEEEELELSRTIIKAPIPGIIESPMVSTGTVLAVGGVCATIIDADPVLAIGQVSERDVSKLEIGQNAEVELVTGDSATGKIRYIGTASDPATRTFRVEIEIENKDGSIRDGITTTARVPLKEESAHKLSSGVLTLNDAGTLGIRAVDEQNRVAFHPVTVLGGDEDGLWVGGLPDTVRLIVTGQDYVTDGQTVEPVATMAGATQ; from the coding sequence ATGAAGATCCGCTTCTCCCACGTTCTCGCAGTCGGCATCGTCGCCGGCGTTGCGGGCTGGATGTGGACGGGCAGTTTTGTGGCCGGCGGCATGGCCGACTCGGAAAACGCGACACCTCCCCCCTCGCAGCGCGCGGAGGAAGCGGCGGCAAAGCCCTTCCGCGTCGCCGTTCGCGAGATCACGGCGCAGCCACGTCGCTCGATCCTGGTGATCCGCGGCCGCACCGAGGCCGACGCCAAGGTCGAGGTGCGGGCCGAGACCAGCGGGCGGGTGGCCGAGCGCCGGGTCAAGGAAGGCGACAGGGTCGCGAAGGACGACGTGCTCTGCGTGCTCGACAAGGGCGCGCGCGAGGCCAAGGTTCTCGACGCCAGGGCCCAGCTTGCCCAGGCCGAGCTCGACTTTACCGCCGCCACGCAGCTCAACGAGAAGGGGTTCACCGCCCAGACCCGCGTCGCCGCGCTGAAGGCGGCGATGGATGCGGCAACCGCCCGACTCGAGGAAGAGGAGCTGGAACTGTCGCGCACGATCATCAAGGCACCGATCCCGGGCATCATCGAGAGCCCGATGGTCAGCACAGGCACGGTGCTGGCGGTGGGCGGCGTATGCGCCACCATCATCGACGCCGACCCGGTGCTGGCGATCGGCCAGGTGTCGGAGCGCGACGTGAGCAAGCTGGAGATCGGCCAGAACGCCGAGGTGGAGCTGGTGACCGGCGACAGCGCGACGGGCAAGATCCGTTACATCGGGACGGCCTCCGACCCGGCCACCCGCACCTTCCGCGTCGAGATCGAGATCGAGAACAAGGACGGGTCGATCCGCGACGGCATCACCACCACCGCACGGGTGCCGCTGAAGGAGGAGAGCGCTCACAAGCTGAGTTCCGGCGTCCTGACGCTGAATGATGCCGGTACGCTCGGCATCCGTGCCGTGGACGAGCAGAACCGCGTCGCCTTCCACCCCGTGACGGTTCTGGGCGGCGATGAGGACGGACTTTGGGTTGGCGGGCTGCCGGACACGGTTCGGCTGATCGTGACCGGTCAGGACTATGTGACCGACGGCCAGACCGTCGAGCCCGTGGCCACCATGGCAGGAGCTACGCAATGA
- a CDS encoding PadR family transcriptional regulator, with protein MSVRTLCLAILNFGDATGYEIRKLSTEGKYSYFVDASFGSIYPALARLEAEGLVTVREEAQSGKPSRKVYSITEAGREEFVRDLSRPPAPDTYRSPFLLVAMCAEMVGPQVIAKAIDARLAHLREELAKLEAIGSEPCDRRPAASFILEYGRNCMTEDIRFLEANRHRLEDIALGHPALPLAAE; from the coding sequence ATGAGCGTGAGAACCCTGTGCCTTGCAATCCTCAATTTCGGAGACGCAACAGGTTACGAGATCCGTAAGCTCTCGACCGAAGGCAAGTACAGCTATTTCGTCGATGCCAGCTTCGGGTCGATCTACCCGGCGCTCGCCCGCCTGGAGGCCGAAGGTCTGGTCACCGTGCGCGAGGAGGCCCAGAGCGGCAAGCCGTCGCGCAAGGTCTATTCCATCACCGAGGCGGGTCGAGAGGAGTTCGTCCGCGATCTCAGCCGGCCGCCCGCACCCGACACCTACCGTTCGCCGTTCCTGCTGGTCGCCATGTGCGCGGAGATGGTCGGGCCGCAGGTCATCGCAAAGGCCATCGACGCGCGCCTGGCGCATCTTCGCGAGGAGCTGGCCAAGCTGGAAGCGATCGGATCCGAACCCTGCGACCGGCGCCCGGCCGCGAGCTTCATCCTGGAATACGGGCGCAACTGCATGACCGAGGACATCCGCTTCCTGGAAGCGAACCGACACAGACTTGAAGACATCGCACTCGGCCACCCCGCCCTCCCCCTGGCCGCCGAGTGA
- the paaE gene encoding 1,2-phenylacetyl-CoA epoxidase subunit PaaE, with the protein MSPRFHALKVREVRRETPEAVSISFDVPESLREAYRFAAGQYLTLRTVIGGEEVRRSYSICAGEDDGELRVAVKKIDGGVFSAFANENVAAGDEIDVMTPSGRFVLPAHEGGPRRLVAVAAGSGITPVLAMIRTVLTREPESEFFLFYGNRSAQTIIFKEEIEDLKDVFPTRFGVFHVLSRETQDVEILSGRLDAEKLERLFKYVMPVAEADGVFLCGPGEMIETASEVLSRLGVAGERIHREFFTPADGSAPHAAKPANKVSETAHEARAELIIDGARVTVPVAAGETIVDAAMRAGVEVPYSCKGGMCCTCRAKVEAGEVDMAVNYSLEPWEIEAGFVLTCQSRPVSDTVVLDYDAM; encoded by the coding sequence ATGTCGCCGAGATTCCATGCGCTGAAGGTCCGCGAAGTGAGGCGCGAGACGCCCGAGGCCGTGTCGATTTCCTTCGACGTGCCGGAGAGCCTGCGAGAAGCCTACCGCTTCGCCGCCGGCCAGTATCTCACCCTGCGCACGGTGATCGGCGGCGAGGAAGTGCGCCGGTCCTATTCGATCTGCGCCGGCGAGGATGACGGCGAGCTGCGTGTCGCGGTGAAGAAGATCGACGGCGGCGTCTTTTCCGCCTTCGCCAACGAGAACGTGGCGGCCGGCGACGAGATCGACGTGATGACCCCGTCGGGCCGCTTCGTGCTGCCGGCGCATGAGGGCGGCCCGCGCCGTCTCGTGGCGGTGGCCGCCGGCTCCGGCATCACGCCGGTGCTCGCGATGATCCGCACGGTGCTGACCCGCGAGCCCGAGAGCGAGTTCTTCCTGTTCTACGGCAATCGCAGCGCCCAGACGATCATCTTCAAGGAAGAGATCGAGGACCTGAAGGACGTCTTCCCGACCCGCTTCGGCGTCTTCCATGTGCTCTCGCGCGAGACCCAGGACGTGGAGATCCTTTCCGGCCGGCTGGATGCGGAAAAGCTGGAACGCCTGTTCAAGTATGTGATGCCGGTGGCGGAGGCGGACGGAGTGTTCCTCTGCGGTCCCGGCGAGATGATCGAGACCGCGAGCGAAGTCCTGTCGCGCCTCGGCGTGGCGGGCGAGCGCATCCACCGCGAGTTCTTCACGCCGGCCGACGGCTCGGCCCCGCATGCGGCCAAGCCCGCGAACAAGGTCTCCGAGACCGCCCACGAGGCGCGCGCGGAACTGATCATCGATGGAGCCCGCGTCACGGTACCGGTCGCGGCCGGCGAGACCATCGTCGATGCGGCCATGCGCGCGGGCGTCGAGGTTCCCTATTCCTGCAAGGGCGGCATGTGCTGCACCTGCCGCGCCAAGGTCGAGGCCGGCGAGGTCGATATGGCGGTCAACTATTCGCTCGAGCCTTGGGAGATCGAGGCGGGCTTCGTCCTCACCTGCCAGTCGCGCCCGGTCTCCGACACGGTGGTGCTCGACTACGACGCGATGTAG
- the paaA gene encoding 1,2-phenylacetyl-CoA epoxidase subunit PaaA: protein MYTQALNARDASDERSEDAALLAAFQARIDAEEKIEPNDWMPEAYRKTLVRQISQHAHSEIVGMLPEGNWITRAPTLKRKAALLAKVQDEGGHGLYLYSAAETLGVSREELTEQLLSGKAKYSSIFNYPTLTWADIGAIGWLVDGAAIMNQIPLCRCSFGPYSRAMIRVCKEESFHQRQGYELLLEMCRSSEEQKAMVQDALNRWWWPSLMMFGPSDTDSKHSAQSMAWKIKRFTNDELRQKFVDATVPQAHYLDLTLPDPDLKFNEETGHWEYGEIDWEEFSRVVAGNGPCNRERLDARRKAWDEGAWVREAALAHAEKRRNRREAARIAAE, encoded by the coding sequence ATGTACACCCAGGCCCTGAACGCCCGTGACGCATCGGACGAGCGCAGCGAGGACGCCGCGCTGCTCGCCGCCTTCCAGGCCCGCATCGACGCGGAAGAGAAGATCGAGCCCAACGACTGGATGCCGGAGGCCTATCGCAAGACCCTCGTGCGCCAGATCTCCCAGCATGCCCATTCCGAGATCGTCGGCATGCTCCCCGAGGGCAACTGGATCACCCGCGCCCCGACCCTGAAGCGCAAAGCGGCTTTGCTCGCCAAGGTGCAGGACGAGGGCGGCCACGGCCTCTACCTTTACTCCGCCGCCGAGACGCTGGGTGTTTCCCGCGAGGAGCTCACCGAGCAGCTTCTGTCCGGCAAGGCGAAATACTCCTCCATCTTCAACTATCCGACCCTGACCTGGGCCGACATCGGCGCCATCGGCTGGCTGGTCGACGGCGCGGCGATCATGAACCAGATCCCGCTCTGCAGGTGCTCCTTCGGTCCCTATTCGCGCGCGATGATCCGCGTGTGCAAGGAAGAGAGCTTCCACCAGCGCCAGGGCTACGAGCTGCTGCTTGAGATGTGCCGCTCTTCGGAAGAGCAGAAGGCGATGGTTCAGGACGCGCTGAACCGCTGGTGGTGGCCGTCGCTGATGATGTTCGGTCCTTCCGACACCGACTCCAAGCATTCCGCCCAGTCGATGGCCTGGAAGATCAAGCGCTTCACCAATGACGAGCTGCGACAGAAGTTCGTCGATGCGACGGTGCCGCAGGCGCACTATCTCGACCTGACGCTTCCCGACCCGGACCTGAAGTTCAACGAGGAAACCGGCCACTGGGAGTACGGTGAGATCGACTGGGAGGAATTCTCCCGCGTCGTCGCGGGCAACGGCCCGTGCAACCGCGAGCGCCTGGACGCCCGCCGCAAGGCCTGGGACGAGGGCGCCTGGGTGCGCGAGGCGGCCCTGGCCCATGCCGAGAAGCGCCGCAACCGCCGCGAGGCGGCCCGCATCGCCGCCGAGTGA
- a CDS encoding PaaX family transcriptional regulator C-terminal domain-containing protein encodes MPTTPPAEAGTAPADVEALATALLDRLHETQPLRVWSLIVTIFGDLVAPRGGEVWAGTLSDLLGLMRIDAAAVRAALSRLARDGWVERERQGRLSFYALSAAGRATFTPASQRIYRLAPDGGETRQVELRVVVLPETDGRNGLREAARKAGYGLLAPGVLLGTPASPPLDGPDFPQGAADGAVTLAASVLAGSDADLVARAFDLAPLAGRYQSFCRRYAPLADALVAGQGGAEQGCLSPETAMVCRILLVHDYRRLILRDPMLPPALLPADWPGLAANRLAARLYGALRAPAEAWIASHARGRDGLLPPPDATEARRFSAG; translated from the coding sequence ATGCCCACCACGCCGCCGGCTGAGGCCGGCACGGCTCCGGCGGATGTCGAGGCGCTTGCAACGGCCCTGCTGGACCGGCTGCACGAGACCCAGCCGCTGCGCGTCTGGTCGCTGATCGTCACGATCTTCGGCGATCTCGTCGCCCCGCGCGGCGGTGAGGTCTGGGCCGGCACGCTGTCCGATCTGCTCGGCCTCATGCGCATCGATGCAGCTGCCGTGCGCGCGGCGCTCTCGCGTCTTGCCCGCGACGGCTGGGTCGAGCGCGAGCGTCAGGGGCGGCTAAGCTTCTACGCCCTGTCGGCGGCCGGGCGCGCGACCTTCACCCCGGCCTCGCAGCGCATCTATCGCCTTGCGCCGGACGGGGGCGAGACGCGTCAGGTGGAACTGCGCGTCGTCGTGCTGCCCGAAACGGACGGCCGCAATGGCCTTCGTGAGGCGGCCCGCAAGGCGGGTTACGGGTTGCTGGCCCCCGGCGTGCTGCTCGGCACCCCGGCCAGCCCGCCGCTGGACGGGCCCGATTTTCCGCAAGGGGCGGCGGACGGCGCGGTGACGCTGGCCGCCTCCGTGCTGGCCGGGTCGGATGCCGATCTCGTTGCCCGCGCCTTCGATCTCGCCCCGCTGGCCGGCCGCTACCAGTCCTTTTGCCGGCGCTACGCGCCGCTCGCCGATGCGCTGGTGGCCGGACAGGGCGGTGCGGAACAAGGGTGCCTGTCGCCGGAGACGGCGATGGTCTGCCGCATCCTGCTCGTTCACGACTATCGCCGGTTGATCCTGCGTGACCCGATGCTGCCGCCTGCGCTGCTTCCAGCCGATTGGCCGGGCCTTGCCGCCAACCGGCTGGCGGCCCGTCTCTACGGCGCGTTGCGGGCGCCGGCCGAGGCCTGGATCGCGTCCCATGCGCGCGGCCGCGACGGCCTGCTGCCGCCGCCGGATGCCACGGAAGCCCGCCGCTTTTCTGCTGGCTGA
- a CDS encoding AAA family ATPase, with protein MHERFVLVTGCSGGGKSTLIEELAHLGHRTVEEPGRRIVREELAGEGSALPWVDLAAFARRAIRMAVADWRGAHAGAGGDGWTFFDRGVIDAASAFEAATGRAVLATLACRYRYSPLVFLAPPWPEIHAGDEERRHGFAAAVEEYERLASELPALGYETRLLPKVPVAERVSFMLAALERG; from the coding sequence ATGCATGAGCGTTTCGTGCTCGTCACCGGCTGTTCCGGTGGCGGAAAATCCACATTGATCGAAGAGCTTGCCCATCTCGGTCACCGAACGGTCGAGGAACCCGGCCGGCGCATCGTCCGCGAGGAACTGGCGGGAGAGGGTAGCGCGTTGCCCTGGGTCGATCTTGCCGCCTTTGCCCGGCGGGCGATCCGCATGGCCGTCGCCGACTGGCGCGGCGCGCATGCCGGAGCGGGTGGCGATGGCTGGACCTTCTTCGACCGAGGCGTGATCGATGCCGCATCCGCCTTCGAGGCCGCGACCGGGCGCGCCGTTCTTGCGACGCTCGCCTGTCGCTACCGCTATAGCCCGCTGGTCTTTCTTGCCCCGCCCTGGCCGGAGATCCATGCGGGTGATGAAGAGCGCCGGCACGGCTTTGCCGCCGCGGTCGAGGAATACGAGCGCCTGGCGAGCGAGTTGCCCGCGCTCGGCTACGAGACCCGGCTGCTGCCGAAAGTCCCGGTCGCCGAGCGCGTCTCGTTCATGCTCGCCGCGCTGGAGCGCGGCTGA
- the paaC gene encoding 1,2-phenylacetyl-CoA epoxidase subunit PaaC, translating into MTTTDQTADLFAYTLRLADDAAILGQRLGEWCGHAPTLEEDIGLANVALDHIGQARALYTYAGEVEGEGRDEDQLCFLRHERQFNNCLLVEQPNGDFAQTILRQLFFSAFMLPLWRELKASKDATLAAIAAKAEKEAAYHVRHSAEWTIRLGDGTTQSHERAQAAVDQLWPYTGELFEIDGVVERLVAAGIAVDPASLRDEWHATLREVLDEATLRLPPDGWFQTGGRSGRHSESFGHLLSQMQYMQRAWPGHRW; encoded by the coding sequence ATGACCACGACCGACCAGACCGCCGACCTCTTTGCCTACACCCTGCGCCTTGCCGACGATGCGGCCATTTTGGGCCAGCGCCTCGGCGAGTGGTGCGGCCATGCGCCGACGCTGGAGGAGGATATCGGCCTCGCCAATGTCGCGCTCGACCATATCGGCCAGGCGCGCGCGCTCTACACCTATGCCGGCGAGGTGGAAGGCGAGGGGCGCGACGAGGACCAGCTCTGCTTCCTGCGCCACGAGCGCCAGTTCAACAACTGCCTGCTGGTGGAGCAGCCGAACGGCGACTTCGCCCAGACCATCCTGCGCCAGTTGTTCTTCTCCGCCTTCATGCTGCCGCTGTGGCGCGAGCTGAAGGCCTCGAAGGACGCAACGCTCGCCGCCATCGCCGCCAAGGCGGAGAAGGAAGCGGCCTATCACGTGCGCCATTCGGCCGAGTGGACCATTCGCCTCGGCGACGGCACCACGCAGAGCCATGAGCGCGCCCAGGCCGCTGTCGATCAGCTGTGGCCCTATACGGGAGAGCTGTTCGAGATCGACGGCGTGGTCGAGCGGCTGGTTGCCGCCGGTATCGCGGTCGACCCGGCGAGCTTGCGCGACGAGTGGCACGCCACCTTGCGCGAGGTGCTGGACGAGGCGACGCTGCGCCTGCCGCCCGATGGCTGGTTCCAGACCGGTGGCCGTTCGGGCCGTCATTCGGAGAGCTTCGGCCACCTGCTGTCGCAGATGCAGTACATGCAGCGGGCCTGGCCGGGCCACAGGTGGTGA
- the paaD gene encoding 1,2-phenylacetyl-CoA epoxidase subunit PaaD, which translates to MEMGSRLHDIAGESARRRAFEVAAQVPDPEVPVLTIGDLGVLRDVRIASDGTVEVDITPTYTGCPAMAVFTMDIETALMAEGFGKVRVNTVLSPAWTTDWLSEEAREKLRAYGIAPPAGKASRRALFGDDEVACPRCGSIDTEKVSEFGSTACKALWRCRSCAEPFDYFKCH; encoded by the coding sequence ATGGAGATGGGCTCGCGCCTGCACGACATCGCGGGGGAGAGCGCCCGCCGGCGTGCCTTCGAGGTCGCCGCGCAGGTGCCGGATCCGGAAGTTCCGGTGCTGACCATCGGCGATCTCGGCGTGCTGCGCGATGTGCGCATCGCCTCCGACGGCACGGTCGAGGTCGACATCACGCCGACCTATACCGGCTGTCCGGCCATGGCCGTCTTCACCATGGACATCGAGACCGCGCTGATGGCGGAGGGTTTCGGTAAGGTGCGGGTCAATACCGTCCTGTCGCCGGCCTGGACCACCGACTGGCTGAGCGAGGAGGCGCGCGAAAAGCTGCGCGCCTACGGCATCGCCCCGCCGGCCGGCAAGGCCTCCCGCCGTGCCCTGTTCGGCGACGACGAGGTCGCCTGTCCGCGCTGCGGCTCGATCGACACCGAGAAGGTGTCGGAGTTCGGCTCCACCGCCTGCAAGGCGCTCTGGCGCTGCCGCTCCTGCGCCGAGCCGTTCGATTATTTCAAGTGCCACTGA
- the paaB gene encoding 1,2-phenylacetyl-CoA epoxidase subunit PaaB — MTEKNTPLWEVFIRSRTGMAHRHCGSVHAADEEMALQAARDVYTRRGEGVSIWVVPSSAIVASDPTEKDVMFEPTASKIYRHPTFYEIPEEVGNM; from the coding sequence ATGACCGAGAAGAACACGCCGCTTTGGGAAGTTTTCATCCGTTCGCGCACCGGCATGGCGCATCGCCATTGCGGTTCGGTGCATGCGGCCGACGAGGAGATGGCGCTGCAGGCCGCGCGCGACGTCTACACCCGCCGCGGCGAGGGCGTCTCCATCTGGGTGGTGCCGTCCTCGGCGATCGTCGCCTCCGACCCGACCGAGAAGGACGTGATGTTCGAGCCGACCGCCTCGAAGATCTACCGGCATCCGACCTTCTACGAGATCCCCGAAGAAGTCGGCAACATGTGA